In one window of Miscanthus floridulus cultivar M001 chromosome 12, ASM1932011v1, whole genome shotgun sequence DNA:
- the LOC136496132 gene encoding uncharacterized protein: MKAQADKHRTEREFNEGDSVFLKLQPYIQTSVASRTNQKLSFRFFGPFKILQRVGKVAYRLDLPADSRIHPVVHVSQLKKHVPATTVVSDDLSSVCQDPTQELQPHRVIKVRTINHGAHAVPQLMIQWSGLPDAMATWEDEHVLRQKFPKFTA; this comes from the coding sequence ATGAAGGCCCAAGCGGATAAGCATCGTACTGAGCGTGAATTCAATGAAGGCGATTCAGTATTCTTGAAGTTGCAGCCTTATATTCAGACATCGGTGGCTTCCAGGACAAATCAGAAACTTTCCTTTCGTTTCTTTGGGCCATTCAAGATCCTCCAGCGCGTGGGCAAGGTAGCATACCGGTTGGATCTCCCAGCTGACTCCCGCATACATCCTGTTGTTCATGTCTCACAGCTCAAGAAGCATGTACCAGCGACAACAGTGGTCAGTGATGACTTATCCTCAGTCTGTCAGGATCCAACTCAGGAGCTGCAGCCTCATCGAGTTATCAAGGTGCGAACCATTAACCACGGAGCTCATGCTGTACCACAGTTGATGATTCAGTGGTCTGGTCTACCTGATGCTATGGCTACCTGGGAGGATGAGCATGTGCTTCGTCAGAAGTTTCCCAAGTTTACAGCTTGA
- the LOC136496606 gene encoding uncharacterized protein isoform X2 gives MEALVVRRLGDPTLPPGGEASPFAAVSGDHPVPEISSPTAVRVRVAATSLNFANFLQVQGKYQERPPLPFVPGSDYSGVVDAVGPGVRGLRPGDRVCSFTGLGSFADFIVAEEKQLFLVPDGCDMVTAGALPVAFGTSHLALVHRAQLKAGQVLLVLGAAGGVGVSAVQIGKVCGAVVIAIARGAEKSEYLKSIGADHVIDSSKDNVVESAKSFLKARGLKGVDVLYDPVGGKLTQDSLKLLNWGAHILVIGFASGDVPVIRANIALVKNWTVHGLYWGSYLTHRPRVLIDSLNELLSWLSKGLIKVQISHRYRLVEAHLAFSALRDRKAVGKVMIVMGSSAASRL, from the exons ATGGAGGCGCTCGTGGTGCGGCGGCTGGGCGACCCCACGCTGCCCCCCGGCGGCGAAGCCTCCCCGTTCGCCGCGGTCTCTGGGGACCACCCGGTACCGGAGATCTCGTCGCCAACAGCAGTCCGAGTGCGAGTCGCGGCGACCAGCCTCAACTTCGCAAATTTCCTCCAGGTGCAGGGCAAGTACCAGGAGCGCCCCCCGCTGCCGTTCGTGCCTGGATCCGACTACTCTGGCGTGGTCGACGCAGTCGGGCCCGGTGTGCGTGGGCTCCGGCCCGGCGACCGCGTCTGCTCCTTTACCGGCCTCGGGTCCTTCGCTGACTTCATCGTCGCCGAGGAGAAGCAGCT ATTTTTAGTGCCTGATGGATGCGATATGGTCACAGCTGGGGCTTTACCTGTTGCATTTGGTACATCACATTTGGCCCTTGTTCACCGAGCCCAATTGAAGGCTGGCCAG GTGCTACTTGTTCTTGGTGCTGCTGGTGGAGTCGGGGTATCTGCTGTGCAAATAGGAAAAGTTTGTGGTGCTGTTGTTATTGCAATTGCTAG GGGGGCTGAGAAATCGGAATATCTCAAGTCCATAGGAGCCGATCATGTAATTGACTCAAGCAAGGATAATGTTGTAGAAAGTGCCAAGTCCTTCTTAAAGGCTAGAGGCTTGAAAGGTGTTGATGTTTTATATGACCCAGTCGGGGGGAAACTAACTCAGGATAGCCTGAAACTTCTCAATTGGGGTGCGCACATTCTTGTCATCGGATTTGCCAGTGGTGATGTTCCAGTTATTCGAGCGAATATTGCTCTTGTTAAG AACTGGACAGTTCATGGTTTATACTGGGGAAGCTACTTAACTCATCGACCACGAGTACTCATTGAttccctcaatgaactcttgtcaTGGCTTTCAAAAGGTCTGATAAAAGTTCAAATTTCACACCGCTACAGACTTGTTGAG GCCCATCTTGCTTTCTCTGCCCTGAGAGATAGGAAGGCGGTTGGCAAAGTGATGATTGTAATGGGCTCCTCAGCAGCATCAAGGCTCTGA
- the LOC136496606 gene encoding uncharacterized protein isoform X1, translating into MEALVVRRLGDPTLPPGGEASPFAAVSGDHPVPEISSPTAVRVRVAATSLNFANFLQVQGKYQERPPLPFVPGSDYSGVVDAVGPGVRGLRPGDRVCSFTGLGSFADFIVAEEKQLFLVPDGCDMVTAGALPVAFGTSHLALVHRAQLKAGQVLLVLGAAGGVGVSAVQIGKVCGAVVIAIARGAEKSEYLKSIGADHVIDSSKDNVVESAKSFLKARGLKGVDVLYDPVGGKLTQDSLKLLNWGAHILVIGFASGDVPVIRANIALVKNWTVHGLYWGSYLTHRPRVLIDSLNELLSWLSKGLIKVQISHRYRLVEGGLTCYTCTVHTIVHLYCHIAVSVVSYSLHSKL; encoded by the exons ATGGAGGCGCTCGTGGTGCGGCGGCTGGGCGACCCCACGCTGCCCCCCGGCGGCGAAGCCTCCCCGTTCGCCGCGGTCTCTGGGGACCACCCGGTACCGGAGATCTCGTCGCCAACAGCAGTCCGAGTGCGAGTCGCGGCGACCAGCCTCAACTTCGCAAATTTCCTCCAGGTGCAGGGCAAGTACCAGGAGCGCCCCCCGCTGCCGTTCGTGCCTGGATCCGACTACTCTGGCGTGGTCGACGCAGTCGGGCCCGGTGTGCGTGGGCTCCGGCCCGGCGACCGCGTCTGCTCCTTTACCGGCCTCGGGTCCTTCGCTGACTTCATCGTCGCCGAGGAGAAGCAGCT ATTTTTAGTGCCTGATGGATGCGATATGGTCACAGCTGGGGCTTTACCTGTTGCATTTGGTACATCACATTTGGCCCTTGTTCACCGAGCCCAATTGAAGGCTGGCCAG GTGCTACTTGTTCTTGGTGCTGCTGGTGGAGTCGGGGTATCTGCTGTGCAAATAGGAAAAGTTTGTGGTGCTGTTGTTATTGCAATTGCTAG GGGGGCTGAGAAATCGGAATATCTCAAGTCCATAGGAGCCGATCATGTAATTGACTCAAGCAAGGATAATGTTGTAGAAAGTGCCAAGTCCTTCTTAAAGGCTAGAGGCTTGAAAGGTGTTGATGTTTTATATGACCCAGTCGGGGGGAAACTAACTCAGGATAGCCTGAAACTTCTCAATTGGGGTGCGCACATTCTTGTCATCGGATTTGCCAGTGGTGATGTTCCAGTTATTCGAGCGAATATTGCTCTTGTTAAG AACTGGACAGTTCATGGTTTATACTGGGGAAGCTACTTAACTCATCGACCACGAGTACTCATTGAttccctcaatgaactcttgtcaTGGCTTTCAAAAGGTCTGATAAAAGTTCAAATTTCACACCGCTACAGACTTGTTGAG GGTGGTCTAACTTGTTACACATGTACTGTTCACACCATTGTACATTTGTACTGCCATATTGCCGTATCTGTTGTtagttactccctccattccaaattgtaa